DNA sequence from the Pungitius pungitius chromosome 16, fPunPun2.1, whole genome shotgun sequence genome:
AGGCAGTGTTGACATTGCCCATGTTAACCTCATTGATCTGCTTGTTTTGGCCGCTGTCGGCTACAGATGAGTGAGTTTTACAACTCGAGCCGATGGGTTCGAGCTTTAATGGGGAAAAATGTAACAAGAAATAACATATTTCACATCAAGTGGAGTGTATTTTCCACCGCCTCTGTGCACCAAACGCATAGTCGGGCTCCTATTTGTCAGTTTAGGGCCTAATCCATTATCGAATCGGCTGTCTGTTGATCCTCCACTCGGTTGGTCCCCAGGGAGAGGCCCTCAGCAGGAGCAGGTGGTCGAGCTGCACTCGGAAGCACTTCCGTGTGAACCGCGCACCTGTTCCTGTCAGAGCTGCGTCGCCTCCGCTTCTGTGCAGGTCGTCCTGCAACGCTGACGGGATATTTTTAGAcctgtgttttcctctttttttctttttttttaaaacccaaatGCAAAGGTTTAAAGGTTTTGAGCTCCCACGCTGCTACTGCTACTTTATCTGCTCATGAGGATGAACAGCATCACTGCAATTACACCAGTTCTTAAACTAATATTTATTTCAAGCCTTCCATAAAAAGCAGCCCACTGAAATTTATTTTCCCCATCACGCCCAAATTACTacacactgtttttttctctttttataatGCAAgcgaaattaaatatataaaaatgactGTTGTTCTGCCCTCCAGGCACAGCACCACGGCGTCTATGCGTGACCCTTCACGCCGTAGAAcactgagagagaaaacacCAAATGTTAAACAGACGAAGGACGGCAGCATGCAGGCACCAGCGTCTGTGCTGCGTGCTGCCGGGGGAAATAGATTCGGCTGTGACTACAATGACAAATTCATCTACACAGCGGACGCACTTACTGAAGTCATCTTGATGGTAGAAGTaataatcctcctcctcctcctcacccgtTGCGAACTAACACGAGCGCCACATTCCCCATTGCGATGTAAAAAGGATTTAAATCCACAACCAAAGACCATCGTGTATATGGTATGGCCGATGGGGATGAAAAAGTTGCTGGTGCTGACTCTCCTTAGCTGGATAGTTGTCGTGGAGTGAAAGGTAAAGCCCTGGTGAAATCAACTGACCCGTGTCCCTTTCTTCCgtcttcccacccccccccacccccgcgcGGAAACCTACCTCCTCAGGGCCGGCGCCATGGAGTCGTCctctgatgaggaggaggtgcgCACCTTCATCCAAGTCCTCAGCGAGAAATACAGCCCGGAGAACTTCCCCTACGGCCAGGGAGTCGTGGTTATGCCCAGCCCGCCGGGGTCCCCCGTGAAGGGTGAGTGACGAGCGGGTCTTTTCGGGTCAGCCGCGGCTTTTGCCATCGCCAACCATCGTTTGTTTGCAGATCGCCTGTTCCTGCCGAACATACTGGTTCTGAGTGACTCCGGAATCGGTAAAGCCGGCGACCGGTCGGACATCGCGGCCTTCTGTGCCCACGTGGTGGAGCTGGACCTGTCCCACAATCAACTCAACGACTGGGCGGAGGTGGGTGTCCTCCTAAGACTCAccaatcctttttttcttcttcttcttcttttttttttttttttcttctgttaaatACTTGTTGGTTTCCAGATCTGCGACATTGTTTCCAGCATCCCAAACCTGGACTTCCTCAATCTGAGCATGAACCCTCTGAGTGGCATAGAGCTGGAGCCCAGCATGGCCGAGGTGTTCCCCAGGGTCCGACAACTTGTCCTCATTAACACGCACGTCAGCTGGGAAACGGTGCACAAACTCACACAGAATGCACCGGAGTAAGTGATGAAACATGGTGCGACACCAGATGAAAGTTTCCCCCCCGAGTGACTTGTTAAAAACCCTGCGTAGCCCAGACGAAGCTGCTTCTAAAACTACAAAGTTGTaacctttttttcatattttcttttggtGGGCATGAGGCTGAGAACAGTCTGGAGGGATGGACTGACACAGTTTGGGTTTAGAATAACCGCAGCCTAAGCCGgttcaaacacaaaccatcaatgCACGGACGGAAGCGTCAGCAGATTTAACAGAAACTCCATATTTTAGATGAAACCGATGCAAATCTGGCCAGAAAAGGTGGTCGTGTGTCTCAactgtgaaacccccccccccccccccttctgcatCCTCCCTCCAGGCTGGAGGAGCTCTTCCTGTGCCTGAATGGCTTCAACACCGTGTCCGAGTCCCAGACCTCCTGCCCGTCTCTCCGCCTGCTGCAGATCACGGACAACCAGCTGGAGGCGTGGGCGGAGGTGCGGAAGTTCGGGCAGATGTACCCGAGTCTGAGGACGCTGGTCCTGGCCAACAACAGCATGGACTCTGTGGGCGACTCCCACGATGcgctgcagcagctcttccccAACCTGCGCAGCATCAACCTCAACAACTCAGGTGTGAGAAATGGAACACACGTGCCCCGCGTCCGctaagccgggggggggggggggtgatgggtcGTAAAAGCGTGTGATGTTGCGTTGCACAGGGCTCAGTCGGTGGGAGGACATCGAGAGGCTGAATTTCTTCCCGAAGCTGGAGGAGGTCAAAGCAAAGGGGATTCCTCTGTTGCAGTCTTACACCACCCACGACAGACGTAGCCTGCTTCTAGCGCAGTGAGTGCGACGCCCTCGCGGCCCGATGCGCGCAGGACGGCGTGTTCTTTCGTTGTGACTAATGCTCCGTGTGCTtacccccgctcccccccccccccctcccgcctgcAGGCTTCCGTCCGTCAAGCGGCTGAACGGGAGCTTGGTGACAagcggagagagggaggacgccGAGAGGCTCTTCATCCGTTACTACCAGGACAACCCGCAGCAGCAACCTCCGGAGAGGTACGCACACCCGCAGCACGTGTTTATCGttgcactcgggggggggggggatgtgggcgACTCAAACCTCTGTGTCATACTAAGGCGTAGATGAGCTGTGATGTAAATACTTCACATTTCCTCCTCCAAATAATGAGCATATTTAAAATAACTCTTCAGAAATGGGGGGCCTTTATTGAACTCGTGAGCCTTTAAGGTATAACATGGTTGTCACCAAACATAAGCAATATTAATTTCATTAATTTTAAAATACTTGTACAGCACCTTCCATACAGTCAAGATTAAATaaaattaacatttaacatCTTAGAATATCTTAAAAACGAATGAAACTTTAAAATAGGATAATGGCAATGCAATTTTacatttaacttaaataaaCTTCAGAATCAGCTTTGTCCGCCGTGTATGCTCATGCATGGAATTTGAATTTGAGAAAATGGAACGtatataagaataaaaacaacagagaaaacaaagaagacAACTATACAATATCAATACATATTCAAAGTGTACAACAGCAACTTGCAGTATGAGTCAAAAGTATAAAGACTACTCAAAAGCAAGATTTAAAAAGGGAGTGTTAACATTTAAAGTGTAACTACTCACAATTTGACCTCCTTTTTTATGTGTTAACAGACCTAAAAATAGTCTTTATGGACGTAATGACCCTGCTATGTGGCGTTTTGATGCATTTGTATTGAACACATTTATAGTTTTCATAGCACGTCGCATTCAGGAGGCTGAATATGTGTCTCCGTGGTTCCACTTTCTAAGCTGTCAGGACCCGTGAAGCCGTAACTATAGCAACAACCCACTCCTTGTCCTCGATACATCCACAGTATGTGATATAATATTTGGAAAGCCTTCCTGGGTgcagagatggagggggggggggggggggggtaggtggaGGCTGACAGCCGTCAAATAATTGCCAGTGCTCTTCACCAACTGCATTCCACTTAACCTCAGCAGAATGCTGGAGAGGGATTTGTGAAGGAAGGTGTAGTCCCTGACTCGGGGAAACTAACCTTTGGGAGACAATGCCGCCAGTCTCTGCCTGCTCAATGAGTCCTTTGTGAGGGGAATTCTCTGATTGGGAAAGTGATACACAAGGTAGCAGGTTgatttttccgtttttttttttcatcatgtaTTCACCGACTCTGTCAACCCTCAAACCTCATGTTGAGGGATTGATTGGTTTTCaggatatcccccccccccccccgggctggtTAAACCACGTCACACATAACGTCCCGTTCTGCATGATCCCGATCTCCGTGTCCACCAGCACTTCctgtgagtaaacaggtccgaGGTCACGTGACTGCACATGGGTGCTGTGGGGGTGTCGGACACACTTGGTCGGCGGCGAACACTCCGATATCCCCttacccctttttttttcccggatGGCGCTGCGGCGGCCTCGCTACCCGCAGAGATCAGAGCGCCGCGGGGCGGGTCGAAAAGCGACACAGCCGGGCTTTGAGTAACCATAAACGCAGCTCACGCCATCAATCAGGTGGACGGGTAGAGGCTGATACACCTCAATAAGCTCGGAAGGATGTGCAGAGTATTGTAAATAATCTGGGTAAATGGGGGTGtgggaaacacaaacaaatcaaaggaGTTTGCTGCACAGgaaggattaggaaaaaaagaagggaatgGATTGAAAAAGAAATCAGAGTCCGAGTATCCAGTAGAGTAAGTAGAGAGAGACTGAAAGGGACACTGGACCAGGAGCAGTGGCTATTAAGGGCCAGCACTGCAGGAGAAAGGGGGCAATTAACATCTTATTTTCTTAAGCAGGTTGCGTTTCATCCGGAGGAACACCAAAAGGGATCTAAGAAGCGTCCGCGTCAGCTCCTTGTGTCTGCTACTTCACTGTCCATTATCGAGGAATGCTGCGAATAGACACTTGTTATCACCCGCAGCGTCCTTTGCTCCATTATGCAACGCTAACCACCTTAAATGAAGCCTTCTTAGTAGCTAAATGGACTTCTCT
Encoded proteins:
- the LOC119215082 gene encoding tubulin-specific chaperone cofactor E-like protein; its protein translation is MESSSDEEEVRTFIQVLSEKYSPENFPYGQGVVVMPSPPGSPVKDRLFLPNILVLSDSGIGKAGDRSDIAAFCAHVVELDLSHNQLNDWAEICDIVSSIPNLDFLNLSMNPLSGIELEPSMAEVFPRVRQLVLINTHVSWETVHKLTQNAPELEELFLCLNGFNTVSESQTSCPSLRLLQITDNQLEAWAEVRKFGQMYPSLRTLVLANNSMDSVGDSHDALQQLFPNLRSINLNNSGLSRWEDIERLNFFPKLEEVKAKGIPLLQSYTTHDRRSLLLAQLPSVKRLNGSLVTSGEREDAERLFIRYYQDNPQQQPPERYHVLVSKYGELAPLAEVDLSPRRTTVDVRWGDRVEAVALRLEQTVGDLKKHLRVLLQLPANGVRLFYINREMSSVVGPEELRCGSRALHSYSIRDGDEILVVPKVKSRCSSSNV